The nucleotide window tattacgtatataattaaattggtacaaatacttaaataaatttcatttatCCAGACAAACacttgttttctattttatatgttataaaattaagtttaaatgatattaacatagatatatagtacatttttaatattgatatctgttaaaaaatattttatactcatattatttttgatcgtttgtatttctttataacaaaatttttaaatcaatgataacaataaaaaatttgtgggatgtttaatagttttagtaatttataattttaaaaacattcaatgcaaagtttaaaatctaaatattaagttgtcaataattgttcaaaatgtttatataaaaatttcaaagcaaattcgaaattaaaatactatgtattttatatggtataatttatttttaaaaaaatattaattttcatatatataatatttattaaatgagacttccttcttatgtaatttcgtaatcatttgtatcttgttataacataaattttaaactatggatcacaaaaatttcaatgtgagatttttaacaactttagtcatttatattcgttttttaaaatgcaaaatataatatatacgaaaaatctaaatttttattatatagttaatttggttgtttaatttattttaaaatgaattaaaaatgatagagaatatactgattttatcaaatatttattattcaaaatcattaattgtcatatatattgtagtcacattaggtaattacgtaatttttatttaaggaaacaatgaagaacattttatgattaatttattgttagtttaataaaaaacttattatatatttatatggaccaatatatttttctaaggattctaagaatgatttgtgtgatgacatgtggctacaaaaatatattgtaatgcttctcttttaatatataggggattatatatatatttataataaataaaaaccttATTCGTTAAATCGGTCCGACCAGTCAACCAGTGAGTACCCCGAGTCGGTATCAAGTTCAGTTTTTAAACATTGGTGAAAACAgtatttattttcttcaaatGGCGTTCAAGTTCGTGACACTGTCCACCTATCTATAATAGAAGTTTCCTAATATATCAAGTTCACTATTGACAAtgaaattattacaaaaaactattgaaaatggatatataaatcttttaattatataatattactcAGTCACGTGAAAAtgttataaataataatgtatgTGCACCTAATCGGTTAGAAGGGTCTTGTTTCAGCCAGTGGCCCAGCATCAGATTTAAGAGAGTTCAATATATTacctagaaaaaaatataatgtgtaCTGGTGTCAAGGAGGGATCAAACACAGATTTTTGGGGTGTCAATAGGCTAGATCAACCATCAGACATATAAGCCCAAATAAAGTTTTCTTAACATTTATGGGGTGTCATATTACACCTCTCATTCTTTATTGGATCCGCCACTGATTTCAGCACCATTTAACCTAAATTCAAATCATATGCATGTGCTATGTTTAACAAAATCTAACTATTTCTCTTTTAAAACTAGACtggtttatttaatttaatttatatgaatatatataaattggtTTTATCTTAGGTTATTAATCAAGGTTAATCACATGTTTAAAATCCTTAGGTTAATCACATGATTGACTATTATAAGTCTATTAGCATTAGGGTATCAACTAATTAATTGGGGTGGACAACCACACGTGTGGTTCGTTGCTTCGGACTTTCACTTTAGGGTAGGAACGCAGCCTAAAAATTGACATTTCGGTAGGAACGTAGCCTAAAAATCATctgttcttttaattttttttttttaacaatttatcaaaataatattaatgaaATAAAACATCAATAGTAAACATAACAGATGCACAGTAATAATATACTTCCGGTATAATAAAATTACTTTGGAGGTAGTTATTCGCATTGCCCTTCAAAGCTAATTGTATAAAGTATATGTCACGATTTTTTTGTGGGAAaagaaagtattttttttgtttgaattataGTTTTTCCCAAATATGGCATATGTCCCAAGATAACAGTGTAGAATCATAGAAcattgttaataaaatagagtGGAACAAGAAAATCAATTGCGTGCATATATCTCATTTAACTAAATCAACTTGGAGGTTTTTAAACATCAACTTGATGTACGTGTTATTCTATTAGCTGTGAAACCATAGTGTGGATGGCTGGTTGCTCCACTGCATCCCATTTCGCATCATTAACAATTATTATAACATTAATGAAAATCTTACATGTTTTAGATTGTCTATGTTCCAAATAGCTAGATGCTTTTAACTCTAGAAGTAATTATTGCCATCTTATTGATTTAtccatataatatttattactCAAAGATAAAAATTAACTAACATAAATAAAAGCAAGATTAGAACacacgttttaaaaaaattgtataaatgtTAAATATGTGTGCAAatgatatactttttttttgaaacacttgtTAATGTTAATATACATactctatatattaataaatatagagaaacatttaaaaagttataacttgtaatttgtactaattaaaaaagagTCATGCTGAGTTGTCACGTAATTGGAATGctaattttgcttacgtggcGGTTTGAGAATAAATTGATAATTTTGTTaatccaaaattaaattgctagaaaatgatatattatataGCATGTCCATTATGgaccattcatttatcaaattgaaattattatatattctttctttaaataaaacctatggaattatctaatatgattaaaatatatatgagaaCTAATgagtttaaataataaagatttgctaaCAATATGCATACTTTCtattatttttggttaattatttattattaaaataaattacacaattacattaatcatataataaaaatttagattttttttgtatatgttgtattttgaatttttcaaaacgagtataaattactaaaattattaaaagtctcacataaacttttgtgatcaaggtttaaatttttttctataataagatacaatgattataaaatcatatgaataagtaattttattttaataggtgtttatgttaatatatattgtttaaattaaactatacatcgtatgaaaatacatacttatattttgatacctacgttgaacatatattgaaaaattaatatttttatttttaaatcttcattttttaaatgattataaattattaaaaccactaaacatttcacattaaaaaaatcattggtGAAAAATTTTTATtacacaaatatgcaaataatcatcaaatcatatgagtataaatctcatttttaataaatattcatattaaaagtatattatatttttatggtaatatcatttaaatttaattatatatcatatatgataaataagattgattgttttgatttatttaccttAAAATAATTGAGAATAAACAAGAGcagttgtttaatttatatacGCATGgtaatttattacataatagtaattgatttcttagttatttaatataattatatttcttAGTAAATAATTATATCAACACCCTTACAAATCTTCatttaaaaagaattaataaaTCCTTGTTAATTTTTATGTTGATTACAATCTTTGATATTTACACCTAACAGTTTATCAACGTTTTATCTTTGgtataacttttaaattgcaaCAATAGCATTTTTGATATCAACATTACAATGATTCCACCAAAATAGGTTTATTTTAACAACTAGTGCATAATTAATTAAGGATAAGTAAGAGTATAAAGGGCAACCTTAATTATCCTAAGGCATCTAGTCCTTTCTTTCAAGATTCAATGTCGATGGGAAGGAACATAAGTTTAGTGCTTCTTGCAGATTTGGATATTTATAATATCTGAGTTGTTTTTATCTGCCTTCTTTGGCTTCCTTGATAGTTTAAATTATTATCCCGCCCACACATGACACACCCATCAAATATGCATAACATATGTATTAACTTTCAGATTTAATTACGATATCATTGACTCAAGTGTATAATGATTTGTTCGAGcgtctaagagcatctccaaccccactccatatgTTACtccaaaatagaaaaaatggagtgggaaatggagtgatgaacaaaaaataaaagcattactctataaatggagtaatccttttatttttgttcattactccatTTCCCACTACATTTTCTCAaatttggagtaaaatatggagtggggttggagatgccctaacaAGCACTCATATCGATTCTAGCATCGTAGACGTAAAATGTTCTGATATGTTTTAGGGTCACTGATTTGCAGGTCTAAAACGAGATTCGTTTCTCTTAGGTTTTGTATGATTTAAAATTACTTTGGATCGTGTTCGAAGACATAATTGGTTCGAATGTCTAATAATACTACTTAATCTATCCCATATTGTGTTAATGCATATATTAAAGTTACCTGAAGAAAGCCACTATCGCAGATCACATTGTACATATAAGCTCATACTAAAACTGAAAGCATGCATTGGGATAAGTTATTACAAATAAATTCATAAATTTAGGAGTGGAGAATCAAAATAAGCTTTATGCTCCTACAAGACAAGAAAAACAATCCATGTGTCAATCATAGATACGATCTTGAGAGCCAATGAGCGCAAAGATGCGAGGCAAAAGAAGCAACAGATCGAACACACACTTTCTTGGTTTTGCAGTTTGATGCATTTTTCTTTGTAAACTAAGTTTGATGCATTTTTATTTGACAAAGATTCTTTACTTTGCTTCCTTCTTGCTTACTTAACCTGCTCTATCAATCCATCATCTCCTTAAAGAGAGACATGTCCCGTCTTTATCATTCTTTTAAGAATAATTCTAACCATAATGGAAAGTTTAATGTTGAAATaagacaaaattaatttttacgttctattttattttaattttgaacaCCAAATTTTAcacttaaaataatatttctattaatatattattgattttagttttattaattaatagttatttgtaattaatcaattatcatttacaaataaaaagaaaattgaaaattttagaaaggaaatgattatttaaaatttttatatcctaaaaatgattttagcatattatattattaaaaaaaaattatttttagttacaaatataaaatttacctatattattaaatgaaaaatCCATCATACTTGAATATTAACTAtcgtgaaaataaaatataaatggtgtaatatatttattattataagatTTAACCTAATTAATAGCACTAATTCAACTTTTTTTTGCACAAGCTTTTaactatattattattaaatacaaatatattatctaaatgtTTTGTGTGATGTATAATGTTACAAAATTGGAGTAATACTATTTACAAAACACCAAATTGAATGAAATGAAGTTACTTTTGGAGTTCCGTTAGaattaagttacaaaaaatctGGTATTTTGGGGTTCATTGAAGTTGGCCGTAGAAATAAATTGTTGCAGATTTTAAAAATCCGAGATTAAAGTTTCGAGTATTGAAATAATTATGTAGTGTTGTAAATACATTATTCTGACCATGAAATAGTTTAACAAGATCACGACCTATTTAGAACGTTGCTTTGCACACCATTTTATGTGGTAATGGCAAATTTATATCATTTTGTAGCCTCATTCTATTAATACTTTTAATATTAACACTGACTgacaaaaatatgttaattggATACATCACCACCAAATTAACTATTATATACTTAATTACCGACTGTCtaaagatgaaaaaaaattaattaaagagaatataatcttatattagctaaataaaaataaaaagatttaagTGGCTAAAGCCATTTAGTCCATAGAAGACGATTCTACATTCCATTGATTAAATCTAACCTCTTTTTCAACATAATATGCATAAAAAGCATAAGGGCATACAACATTGGTCGAAAGATAATTGAGCTTAACAAAAGCTCCATCATTCAAATTATTCTGGTATACTATGTAAAGATAAAATAAACATCTAATGCATATTTCTTTCGAACGTTAATTGCAGACTTTTGAGAAATAGTCTTCCTGGAAAAGATTTTTCTCATATTCCAAGAAGAAAAAGTGAGTTGAAACTTGAAAACCGCGTACTgctgaagaagaaaaagattcaGGAGTTTGTCACGTAGACGAAGGGAAAAGTAAAGATGgccaaaaaatatatagataatgggaaaataattaacttaatcaataaataaatacagTTAACAAAAGCTACTACTGGAACCTAACATGGTCCGGTCGTTGGTTCTCCACCACGGTAGTTTGCACATGATACCTCTTTAAATATTGACTAGTTGTGTTCAATCGTTAATTAACATTGGGTTTTGCTATATTATCAAACAGCCATTTCCCGATCTACAAATATGTACGGGCTCTGTGTTCATTTTTGGTACtccaataattaattaaaagtttATTTGGCTGATAAAAGGACTTAATCTGTTAAATTGGAGAGCTCCCTTCGTCTAATAGGATGCTAAATATACACACACGTTAAGATAAATGGTTTTCCTATTCCATAAATGACTTACCTATAAAAAGACTAATTAATTtggataaattttaaattttaattacatGCATGCAGACTTTAGATGTCAATATAAATTAATTGACTGACTACTAAAAACTAAGAGTAATGTTTGAATAAAGTCATCTGGAACATTCTAGTTATCATTTGGTGGAAAGGGTGGTTAAGACTGGACATTTGATCCGtcaaatttgatttgatttgttatttgttttcatccgatctaaaaaaaattgaatatcaGCAAACTTTGAAGCAAAGCAAATAGTAGAAATAGATATCGGTTAAATTTGAAACAAATCacatatactatactaaaattTTGAGAAGCAAATATCTGCTCTGATCCAGAAAAtgtataaatacatgtatatcttgaataaatttagagttttaagcgtataaattatttataattatcatTCTAACATATAGTTTAATAATTTCTATTCACATTATTACTTATGAAAGTATTAAATCAGAAAACCTTGTATGACTATTATAAGATTTTCTTAAGTTTtctcttattattattgttaactaagttaaaaaatttacaaaacatgTACTTtcactattttttaattttattctatatatcatgtaaaataaataatttaaagaacaaatttatatcaaattttctaaattatatgtattaagtaaaaaaatatttgatagcaGTAAGTATTCGCAAATATCCATATATTTTTTggatatctatattttttgaaacaaaacaaatcgaaaaattaaatatctataaaatatgaagcaaatcacaaatactgaAAATTCTCGTAGTATTTGCTTTGTGCCCACGCTTAGCTATAAAGCCATTTGGGAATTCAAATTTTGTTACTTTATGTCCCCATATCATACGTTCAATATCCTATATCTTGTGTCAAAGTAGTTCTGGTGCACAGAAAGACAAAATTGCATATTGATTTTTCTTTCCATCTCACAAGCTTTGAATGTCTCTTTTCTGTCTTCTCAGTTTACTTTATTCAACATACttaaaaattagggtttttgcaCTAGATATACAAAATAAGAGGTATAATTAGCTAAATGGCTATGGCTACTGTACATTTTCCATAATCCCAACAATAACCTTACTGAAGCTCTCAGATATAGGTCTGACAAAAGTTCTATCTTTATCCTCCAAACAAACGTCTGAAATTATGATGATTATAGAAAAATCGAACCCAACATTATTTATGGTGTACATAAAAacttcatctcttttttttttatctttcttaaaGCTCTTATTCCTCTATAGATAGTCATCTCTTTTATTTATGGTGTCTTCCTCCCATCCTGAAAAGATATACATAACAACAatcccagaaaaaaaaaattgagtctttctagtgaagaaaaagaaaaaaattcaaaaactttaCATCTGGGTTCACTGATTTTAAGATAGATCTTCAGCTTTTTCCTGCAATGGTGATGGCAGCAGGGGAATTGAAGTTTTATGTGTTAGTTGTTGATGGTATTGCAACAGCGTAATTGTAAGAATGTTAGAAAGATCTaagcttttatgttttttttttgtgtttctgGGTTTAAGATAAGGTATTGAGAATAACGATCCAATCGTTGTATGTACTCCATTGTATGTAAAATCGCTGGGTTTCCGATTTGTGTCAGCTATATGTACTCCATTGTATGTAAAATCAGAATGAAAATGGAATTTCCAGAAAGTAGGATTACGTATTGCATATAAATTAACTGTTTGGAATTCTAGTGACAGGGATGGACAAAAAGTCTTATGCAAAGGGTTGTTTTGGATCACAGCTTCACAAACGATTCCAGTTAATGGAAGTAGCCGGTAGCAGATAAAATAGAGATGGATTCAGTCGATTGCAACAAGGATAATATGGACTTTCAATGCAGTTCTTTCTCCTGGTTTgccaattaataaaaaaaatgtccaTTTAGCTAATTTCCATTCTTCTTTTGGTTATTCAACCAAATGAGCCTAAAAATTACCTATTGAAATAGGAATATATTTTGATACAGTATTATACctaataaaaattgtaaaatagaGTTGGATTTTGTTACAACTAGTGCATGTCAGGTCATAAGTCACATCATACGTAGGCTTAATAAATCAAGTATAATCTAGGATTTAATTTTGTACAAGTTAGAGAAGAAATGGCTAGTACATTAATACAAACCCCAAAAACAACAAACAATGCTTTAGTGGCTTTCGTATGTAAAGCTATGTGCTTTGTATGAATGCTAGATGAATACTTAACATATAACGTATAAAAGcacatacatatattatatataagagAAAAGGAGGCTTGTGTGGAGAAAAGGTGCTTTAGAAATTCGAAGCAGAGAAGGGAGTGGGAGAATCTGATAATGAAGATTATATATAAAGAGAAGAAGGTGGCATGAGTTTGGTCATAACTTTCACAGTTTTCTCCCAAGAAAAACAGAAACCAAACAGTAAGTGGGGAACCTCGAAGCTAGTTCAAACTAGTGGGAGGTTGATCCACGTTCGAACTTCAAATCCAAATttaaacacaaattcaaacGTTTGATCATTACACAATGGCTCGTGGAAAGATTCAGCTGAAGAGGATCGAGAACCCGGTTCACAGACAAGTGACGTTTTGCAAGAGGAGAACCGGTCTCCTCAAGAAGGCTAAGGAGCTCTCTGTGCTCTGCGACGCTGAGGTCGGCGTTATGATTTTCTCTCCCCAGGGCAAGCTATTTGAGCTCGCTACTAAAGGGtactatcatatatatatatttttcatagcGTGCATATTTATACTTGTACTTAGAAGTGATTAAAGAGTGCCTACTATGTATGGGAAtgtgattaaaaattagaacaATGGAAGGAATGATTGATAAGTACATGAAGTGtactggtggtggtggtcgtgGTTCTTCTTCTGCTACTTTTACTGCTCAAGAACAACTTCAACCTCCAACTCTTGTACGTCTATTTTCTCAATCTTTTTTCATTTCAGTATCCAATTTGTTTCTTTGACTTCTTAGATTGACTGTGGAATGTGTCAGTTAGTGACATTTTGGGGTTAATTAAAACTAGTCGATGCTCAAAGTGTAGCATATATTTGGACATGTTAATCAAttccttatattttttttccgtAAAATATTAGTAACATTTATAATGCAAATTGGTTACACGTGTTGACATGCAAATCGAAACTCTTTTGGGCAGCGTTGTCTCGATTGATTTGAAAGTAAAATACTCAGTAAGTTAGGTAAGGCACCTGATTCCGATTCTACGTGAAATTACAACAGTTATTAAAGTATACTACATTCAATGCACCTAGCCCTCCCTTTTAATTTGTCGACTAGTGTGGGAAACTCACGTAGGTTATTAGAACGTTGAACTTAAGtgtaaatagtaaaaaatacaGGTCAATAGTTACTTAGACTTACTGTTAAAGTAAAAGATGCTTGCGACAACAACACCCATATTACGATTTTAAATATTGTATCCTTAGCCATTTCATCACTTTTGTATTTCGAACAAAGTTAGGATTATTGGTCTCAGCAACCTTTTGATAAAGTTGTCCTGAGCACTTTAAAAAGGTTACCCTAGCACTATAAACTATTGTCACCGCTCTGAACTAGTATTAATTATTTAGTTGATGCTTTATgcttatatgtattttatttacggacattttaattttagtgtCACCAAATGGAACTCTACAGCTAGTTAAAAGTTCTATTCGGTTTACaatattatttacaaataatataaaCATTGAAACGGAAGTTGATTTTCTAGGATCCAAAAGATCAGGTCAATGAGCTTAAGCAAGAGATTGATATGCTTCAGAAAGGAATAAggtatatacacacacacactagCTATTTCCTTACTAAGTTGTTTATACGGGGCGATGAATTCATACACATGTAAATATAACAAAATGGATTTTCAGGTATATGTTTGGAGGAGGAGATGGGACGATGAATCTTCAAGAACTTCTTTTGCTTGAGAAGCATCTTGAGTATTGGATTTCCCATATTCGCTCTGCTAAGGTATACATgcgttcatatatatatatatatatataataatattcagGCATAGGTTGGAAAGTCAAAGTAAAATACTGATGACTAGAAAAGTTTATATGTTTCTATCTCTAAATATCAAAACTAATTAATATGTAAAATTTGTAGATGGACATTATGCTTCAAGAAATTCAGTCCTTAAGGAACACGGTAAGCACATAAACATCATTGTATATTTAGCTTTATAACAATTAATATGAGCTAAGGTTTGGTTTACTAAAAAAGAATACAAAATCTAATACTATTTTCTAACGGTTTTGTTTTTGGTATTATGAAGGAAGGGGTCCTCAAAAATGCCAATAAGTACCTCCTCGAAAAGGTAAAACAAAATGACTACATTCTTATCATACAATCTatgaaatattttcttttgctaAACTTTGCCGCAAACATTTTCTGAAAATGATATATAGCGGAAGTATATCTAAATGTACTTAGTAACACTGTTCCGACAATATTTACACTGTTTTGCCCTAATgaattgttttgttgttttgttggTGAATTAATGCAGATTGAGGAGAACAACAATAGCGTATTAGATGCTAACTTCGCAACTGTGGAGACTAACTATTCTTATCCGCTAACAATGCCAAGTGAAATATTTGAGTTCTAGATCATACGGTATTTGAAGACTAGTCTTGCGATATCAAATGATCTTGGTAAGTATAATCAGTGTTGTTAAATCACACATAATTATAATAAAGCATGTGGAACATGCTATGCTGTTGAAATTTCTGTGTGTTTTTTCCCTCTTATTTCTACTTTGCTGGTGTGAGCAATATAATGACTACAAGTATGGTGTGTACTTAAAGTTTTTCTAATTCTATGTATGATTGAATTTGTGGACTATCGTTGCGTTGAGGATACCTAGCCTCTTTTGTTTCAGTGTATTACATTATTATCCATGACGAAAAGTCTAACCTCGGAAAATGATAGTCCAAggaaaatagaaaatagaaaattatttgACCTTTTTCAAAGCTGATAGTGTCATCACTGTCATGAAATTTGAAACAAATCAGATGAGGAAACTTTTTAAGTGTCTAGCATAGGATCGATTGGACTACCATTTATGGCAAAGAAGAGATACACAATCTTAGAAGTCAAAACACTAAAAGTCAACCCTAAAGTAAATAGACGCTAAAACCTACAACCACCATTACACCATTTTGAAATAGCAGACTTATTTGATGCTTTTTCTGCTCTCTTCTTCGACATAATTGGTCTTCACGATTGTCTGACCTTGAAAGCGTAAATGTCGTTGAGAATATCGACGATTGTAAATGCAACTCTCCTCTTCTTATTTGccctttttatttgttttctactACATGAGTTTcttaataaatgtcattttgatatttttcacacatattaaaaaagtggcagaaatatatataagttgTTATTAATTACACATCTCTgactaataatattttagataaataaaattatttataaaatcaatgcagGTTGCAATTAATTTTCAACTGAAAGTaactactccctctgtttttaaaagatgcatattctagaattttcatatatattaagaaaactaattaaatatgcattgttttttgtgaataataatttttcataatttttagccaatagaaattcaataaacaccattaatttttttttgaaacttacaatttttcataaaatcatacattgaaaaagtaaaaatgtatcgctgtcaaaaaaaaagaagtaaaaatgtatctttttgaaacaattttttctcCATAATATACATCTTTTAAGAACGGAGGGAatataatttgtattgaaaTTGTAAAGTAACATTTTttgtgtaacaagaaaaaaatgttacaatgacacttattatgaaacagcgaaaaatggaataaaatgcTTCTTCTTGGTATATACTATATTATGTCAAGGCACATTTATCGAAGAACCGAACTGAAAAGTTAGGTTCATGTCGGGTCCAGAACATACTATCAATTATATTAGTGGATCATATATCTACAGAACCAAAACTGAACCATAATCGAATAGAGaacgaatggatatccgaatttctatataatgtatagtttatctatttatagatattaactatattcaatttaaaatagttaaataattcaaaaatattatctataagtcgaaatacccaaaaaatcaaattacTAGAATACTttctatctaaaaatatttaaaattatctgagttatccaaatttttatctgaaaatctaaaaaatctgaTATTTAATCCGAAAACTCGATATGTTTTTTTAACTCGAATTAACTGAAAAACCAGAACCGAACTGAATCGAAATCGAACCGAGAACTGAGTGGCCATGGGTATACTATATAGACATGCATTAAGAAACAATTTCATGTATATACagataataaaaatgattttatagaCATGCATGAAGAAACAATACATGTATGCTACATAACTCACATATTGTAATTATCGTGAGTGGCTGTTATTACTGTGTGGTAGATTACGGATACACGCATTTACTTCCCTTCACCAAAcccctctctctccctctataaatatctaaaattccATTTTCCTCACCAAAGAATCAACCCTACAAACTTAACTTTCAAGCTCAAACAACTTTACACTATGGCTTTCCACTTCCGGCGACTTTGCATGTCCTCTGCTCTTCTGGTGGTAGTTCTCCAAATCCTGCATGGCGTATCCGGCCAACTTGTTGTGGTTGAGGACCCTGTTTCTGCTTCTCCGCCACCATTGGTCGAACAAGACGGCAGTGATGGCATTGTGCCCGCACTGTTTGTGTTTGGTGACTCTCTCATAGACAATGGGAACAACAATAACATCCCTTCCTTTGCTAAAGCTAATTACTTTCCTTATGGCATCGATTTCAATGGAGGTCCTACCGGTAGGTTCTGCAATGGCTTGACCATGGTCGATGGTATTGGTAAGTTTTCTgcata belongs to Brassica rapa cultivar Chiifu-401-42 chromosome A07, CAAS_Brap_v3.01, whole genome shotgun sequence and includes:
- the LOC103830841 gene encoding agamous-like MADS-box protein AGL12 → MARGKIQLKRIENPVHRQVTFCKRRTGLLKKAKELSVLCDAEVGVMIFSPQGKLFELATKGTMEGMIDKYMKCTGGGGRGSSSATFTAQEQLQPPTLDPKDQVNELKQEIDMLQKGIRYMFGGGDGTMNLQELLLLEKHLEYWISHIRSAKMDIMLQEIQSLRNTEGVLKNANKYLLEKIEENNNSVLDANFATVETNYSYPLTMPSEIFEF